A genome region from Acinetobacter lwoffii includes the following:
- a CDS encoding ion channel: MKQSLQQFWNSFTHLPSAWLLCLQLLILILSVLSYESVSYRAGTWVLGVLVLLVIARVIRQTPMFTILGLSFVAGAIFFSSLIVLGLHYTWIHVTANLFEAGAYFSAAYGLLRYMFHDRYLTKDELFAAGAVFTLLAWGFAFLYSICQLLVPYSFSDPDLQAYQPWLDLIFLSFSVQSATGLSDIMPVSPVARMLAIIQMFVGVMYLALIVSRLIALQYIARLPHKKNVKNRENPPE; encoded by the coding sequence ATGAAGCAATCTCTGCAGCAGTTCTGGAACAGCTTTACCCATCTGCCTTCGGCATGGCTGTTGTGCCTGCAATTGCTGATCTTGATCTTGTCGGTATTGAGTTATGAAAGCGTGTCTTATCGGGCGGGAACCTGGGTACTGGGTGTTCTGGTTTTACTGGTGATTGCCAGAGTCATTCGCCAGACTCCGATGTTTACCATTTTAGGACTCAGCTTTGTCGCCGGCGCGATTTTCTTCTCCTCTCTGATTGTGCTGGGGCTGCATTATACCTGGATCCATGTCACCGCCAACCTGTTTGAAGCCGGTGCTTATTTCAGTGCAGCCTATGGCCTGCTACGTTATATGTTCCATGACCGTTATCTGACCAAGGATGAACTCTTTGCCGCTGGCGCAGTATTTACCTTACTGGCCTGGGGCTTTGCCTTCCTCTACAGTATCTGCCAGCTTCTGGTGCCATACAGCTTTTCAGACCCTGATTTACAAGCCTATCAACCCTGGCTGGATCTGATTTTTCTCAGTTTCAGTGTACAGTCTGCAACAGGACTGTCCGATATCATGCCGGTCAGTCCGGTCGCACGGATGTTAGCGATTATTCAGATGTTTGTCGGGGTGATGTATCTGGCGCTGATTGTATCCCGCTTAATTGCCTTGCAATATATCGCACGTCTACCTCATAAAAAGAACGTGAAAAATAGAGAAAACCCGCCTGAGTAA